A window of the Microvirga terrae genome harbors these coding sequences:
- a CDS encoding N-acetylmuramic acid 6-phosphate etherase codes for MATEHFSTRYQDLDTWPSLDILAAFYEGQLSAVSAVRPSLPAIAAAAEEAVRRLRRGGRLVYAGAGTSGRIGVQDGTELPPTFNWPDDRVVYLIAGGTGAIMQAVENAEDSVEEGIAGIRGNDVGPDDVVIGVAASGRTPFTIAALKEAASRGAQTIGISNNPDTPILEACSHPILADTGEEVIAGSTRMKAGTAQKIILNLLSTLIMVRLDRVYRGLMVNMRATNAKLRRRSEIMVSQITDCDDATAVEAIRQADGDLKTAVLIALGAGVAEARDALERHGGNLRKALADFSTSS; via the coding sequence ATGGCGACAGAACATTTCAGTACCCGCTACCAGGATCTCGACACCTGGCCCAGCCTCGACATCCTTGCGGCCTTCTATGAGGGCCAGCTCTCGGCGGTGTCCGCCGTCCGGCCGTCCCTGCCGGCGATCGCGGCAGCCGCGGAAGAAGCGGTCAGGCGCCTGCGCCGCGGCGGGCGGCTCGTCTATGCGGGGGCCGGCACCTCGGGCCGCATCGGCGTCCAGGACGGGACGGAACTGCCGCCGACCTTCAACTGGCCCGACGACCGCGTGGTCTACCTGATCGCCGGCGGCACGGGCGCCATCATGCAGGCGGTCGAGAACGCCGAGGATTCGGTCGAGGAAGGCATCGCCGGGATCCGCGGCAACGATGTCGGTCCCGACGACGTGGTGATCGGCGTCGCGGCGAGCGGCCGGACGCCCTTCACCATCGCGGCCCTGAAGGAGGCCGCCTCCCGCGGGGCGCAGACCATCGGCATCTCGAACAATCCGGACACGCCGATCCTCGAGGCCTGCTCCCACCCGATCCTCGCCGATACGGGCGAGGAGGTGATCGCCGGCTCCACCCGCATGAAGGCCGGCACGGCACAGAAGATCATCCTCAACCTGCTCTCCACCCTGATCATGGTGCGGCTCGACCGGGTCTATCGCGGCCTCATGGTCAACATGCGCGCGACGAACGCCAAGCTGCGCCGCCGCAGCGAGATCATGGTCTCGCAGATCACCGATTGCGACGACGCCACCGCCGTCGAGGCGATCCGGCAGGCGGACGGCGACCTGAAGACGGCCGTCCTGATCGCCCTGGGGGCGGGCGTCGCGGAAGCGCGCGATGCGCTCGAGCGACATGGTGGCAATCTGCGCAAAGCCCTGGCAGACTTCTCCACGTCCTCCTGA
- a CDS encoding serine hydrolase domain-containing protein: protein MALDTLINRAFAPAAASVESGAIPGAVLGIVTADGERAVRWAGHAQIEPERESVSRDTWFDLASLTKVIFTTTRILQLVEAGRIALDDPLVTVIPDLRQYDMNAAERRLTLRQCLAHQTHLPAVEPLYTYGQDPNTLRAFILQRVWQPGPPVYSDINFMLLGIAIERITGRALIDQPLPERFSFRPDPALCAATERDTWRGCVIRGEVHDENAFALGGASGHAGLFGTIDGVLDFAHGLLDGSGLSPASMAAIRTRESEKRTTGWEGFYPGWHGGDACSSDTIGHTGFTGTGLWLDFRRGLAWSLLTNRVHPSRHKDSGILGLRRATGEQVIALFDQREPL, encoded by the coding sequence ATGGCGCTCGACACATTGATCAACCGGGCCTTCGCGCCTGCCGCCGCGTCCGTCGAGAGCGGCGCCATTCCCGGAGCCGTGCTCGGCATCGTGACGGCCGATGGCGAACGCGCCGTGCGATGGGCCGGCCATGCGCAGATCGAGCCGGAGCGCGAGAGCGTTTCACGGGACACCTGGTTCGACCTCGCCTCGCTCACCAAGGTGATCTTCACGACGACGCGCATTCTGCAGCTGGTCGAGGCCGGCAGGATCGCGCTCGACGATCCGCTCGTGACGGTCATTCCGGATCTGCGCCAGTACGACATGAACGCCGCCGAGCGGCGCCTGACGTTACGGCAATGCCTGGCGCACCAGACGCATCTGCCGGCCGTCGAGCCGCTCTACACCTACGGCCAGGATCCGAACACCCTGCGGGCTTTCATCCTGCAGCGCGTCTGGCAGCCCGGACCACCGGTCTATTCCGACATCAACTTCATGCTGCTCGGCATCGCCATCGAGCGCATCACCGGCCGGGCGCTCATCGATCAGCCGCTTCCCGAACGATTCTCGTTCCGGCCCGATCCGGCGCTCTGCGCGGCGACGGAGCGGGACACGTGGCGCGGGTGCGTCATCCGCGGCGAGGTGCATGACGAGAACGCCTTCGCGCTCGGCGGCGCCTCGGGCCATGCGGGATTGTTCGGCACCATCGACGGAGTGCTCGATTTCGCCCATGGGCTCCTCGACGGCTCCGGCCTTTCGCCTGCCTCCATGGCGGCGATCCGCACCCGCGAATCGGAGAAGCGCACAACGGGCTGGGAGGGCTTCTATCCCGGCTGGCACGGGGGCGATGCCTGCTCGTCCGACACGATTGGCCATACGGGCTTCACCGGCACCGGCCTGTGGCTCGATTTCAGGCGCGGTCTCGCCTGGTCGCTTCTCACCAACCGGGTCCATCCGAGCCGGCACAAGGACAGCGGCATCCTCGGCCTGCGCCGTGCAACGGGCGAGCAGGTGATCGCGTTGTTCGACCAACGGGAGCCGCTTTAA
- a CDS encoding anhydro-N-acetylmuramic acid kinase, whose translation MSQRPIVKAIGVISGTSMDGIDVSVVETDGDAIVRPGPGRTFSYPDDLRRTLQALIAEPARAQSEPLEDLEQAVTDAHIAAIRRFMAETGIAAGEVSLVGFHGQTVYHRPEVRFTRQLGLGDRVASGLGIDTVYRFRHADVASGGEGAPFVPLYHRALASRLPQPVMILNLGGVGNVTYIDGDTVIAFDTGPASALLDDFVLRRRGLGFDENGQLAASGRADAALVAAFMGNPFFDRPAPKSLDRQDFHARAKGVEALSDADGAATLAEFTIQSVVASLRHVPRAPQRWLVTGGGRRNAHFMKRLHEELRVAVDPVESVGWDGDFLEAQAFGYLAVRSTLGLPLSLPTTTGVPHPMPGGELHRAA comes from the coding sequence ATGTCGCAGCGCCCCATCGTCAAAGCCATCGGCGTGATCAGCGGCACGTCCATGGACGGGATCGACGTTTCCGTCGTGGAGACGGACGGCGATGCGATCGTGAGGCCCGGCCCCGGCCGGACCTTCTCGTACCCGGACGATTTGAGGCGAACCCTCCAGGCGCTGATCGCCGAGCCGGCGCGGGCGCAGAGCGAGCCGCTCGAGGATCTCGAGCAGGCGGTGACGGACGCCCATATCGCGGCGATCCGGCGCTTCATGGCGGAGACCGGAATTGCCGCCGGCGAAGTGAGCCTCGTCGGCTTCCATGGCCAGACGGTCTATCACCGGCCGGAGGTGCGCTTCACGCGCCAGCTCGGCCTTGGCGACAGGGTGGCGTCGGGGCTGGGCATCGACACCGTCTACCGCTTCCGCCACGCGGACGTGGCCTCGGGCGGCGAAGGCGCGCCCTTCGTGCCGCTCTATCACCGGGCCCTGGCGAGCCGGCTCCCCCAGCCGGTCATGATCCTCAATCTCGGCGGCGTCGGGAACGTCACCTATATCGACGGCGACACGGTGATCGCCTTCGACACGGGCCCGGCGAGCGCGCTCCTCGACGATTTCGTCCTGCGCCGGCGCGGCCTGGGCTTCGACGAGAACGGGCAGCTGGCGGCCTCCGGCCGGGCGGATGCGGCGCTCGTCGCGGCGTTCATGGGCAACCCGTTCTTCGACCGCCCGGCCCCGAAATCCCTCGATCGCCAGGATTTCCATGCCCGCGCCAAGGGCGTAGAAGCCCTGTCCGACGCGGACGGCGCCGCGACGCTCGCGGAGTTCACGATCCAGTCGGTCGTCGCGTCCCTGCGCCACGTTCCGCGCGCGCCGCAGCGCTGGCTCGTCACCGGCGGCGGGCGCCGCAACGCGCATTTCATGAAGCGCCTGCACGAGGAGCTGCGCGTCGCGGTCGATCCGGTCGAGAGCGTCGGCTGGGACGGGGACTTCCTCGAAGCGCAGGCCTTCGGCTATCTCGCGGTGCGCTCTACGCTCGGTCTTCCGCTGAGCCTTCCGACCACGACGGGGGTGCCACATCCCATGCCGGGCGGCGAACTGCACCGCGCCGCGTGA
- a CDS encoding ABC transporter substrate-binding protein, with product MVRSALRTALGAGFMVAAMASASAQVLEIGVDNGPTGLDPHLITAFPSFMVVNGTIYEGLTAIDKDLKIVPGLAESWTVAPDGKTYTFKLRPGVKFHDGSAMEAEDVASTIKRVLSKDIASPLASRLSAVESASAVDAATVELKLKEPSAALLSSLATIAVVPSAMEANKDALQKAPVGTGPYKFQEWQPNGFILLTKNEAYWDKGLPKLAGLKFNIVPESATRQVGLSNGQYALLPNIDAATALQLKGKPNVKLSETMDLAYTLVGMNVSKPPFDNPKVREAVNYAINRQEIVDAALFGAGVPGGPLSPALKSWAVDVNQFACYKPDPAKAQALLKEAGVAVPVAVTMKVLPRQDVKDIAQVVQEQLNKAGFKVELVNQEQGQFIQDWRNSNFDLFASINAGQPDPDDYFYRTFRTGGSTNVFKYSDAEIDGLLDQARTQQDQAARKAAYDKVQQKLACSGPVAHLTYGTLFSAMNGKLQGFDTMPNRSLLMLRNASY from the coding sequence ATGGTCAGGTCAGCACTGCGCACCGCTCTGGGTGCAGGTTTCATGGTGGCGGCGATGGCCTCCGCCTCGGCTCAGGTCCTCGAGATCGGGGTGGATAACGGCCCCACGGGGCTCGATCCGCATCTCATCACCGCCTTCCCGAGCTTCATGGTGGTGAACGGCACCATCTACGAGGGCCTGACCGCCATCGACAAGGACCTGAAGATCGTCCCCGGTCTCGCGGAATCCTGGACCGTCGCGCCGGACGGCAAGACCTACACCTTCAAGCTGCGCCCGGGCGTCAAATTCCATGACGGCTCGGCCATGGAGGCCGAGGACGTGGCGTCCACGATCAAGCGCGTGCTGAGCAAGGACATCGCGTCGCCCCTGGCGAGCCGCCTGTCCGCCGTCGAGAGCGCCAGCGCGGTCGACGCCGCGACCGTGGAGCTGAAGCTCAAGGAGCCGTCCGCCGCGCTCCTGAGCTCGCTCGCCACCATCGCGGTCGTGCCGAGCGCCATGGAGGCGAACAAGGACGCCCTGCAGAAGGCGCCGGTCGGCACCGGCCCGTACAAGTTCCAGGAATGGCAGCCCAACGGCTTCATTCTGCTGACCAAGAACGAGGCCTATTGGGACAAGGGCCTGCCGAAGCTCGCTGGCCTCAAGTTCAACATCGTGCCGGAATCGGCCACCCGCCAGGTTGGCCTGAGCAACGGGCAATACGCGCTTCTGCCCAACATCGACGCGGCGACCGCGCTGCAGCTCAAGGGCAAGCCGAACGTGAAGCTCTCCGAGACGATGGATCTCGCCTACACGCTCGTCGGCATGAACGTGTCGAAGCCGCCCTTCGATAACCCGAAGGTGCGCGAGGCGGTCAACTACGCCATCAACCGCCAGGAGATCGTGGACGCGGCCTTGTTCGGCGCCGGCGTTCCCGGCGGCCCGCTGTCGCCGGCGCTCAAGTCCTGGGCGGTCGATGTGAACCAGTTCGCCTGCTACAAGCCCGACCCGGCCAAGGCGCAGGCGCTCCTCAAGGAGGCGGGCGTCGCTGTGCCGGTCGCCGTCACCATGAAGGTCCTGCCGCGCCAGGACGTCAAGGACATCGCCCAGGTGGTGCAGGAGCAGCTGAACAAGGCCGGCTTCAAGGTCGAGCTGGTCAACCAGGAGCAGGGCCAGTTCATCCAGGATTGGCGCAACAGCAACTTCGACCTGTTTGCGTCGATCAATGCCGGACAGCCCGATCCGGACGACTACTTCTACCGCACCTTCCGCACGGGCGGCTCGACCAACGTGTTCAAGTATTCGGATGCGGAGATCGACGGGCTGCTCGATCAGGCCCGCACCCAGCAGGATCAGGCGGCCCGCAAGGCGGCCTACGACAAGGTGCAGCAGAAGCTCGCCTGCTCGGGCCCGGTGGCGCACCTGACCTACGGCACCCTGTTCTCGGCCATGAACGGCAAGCTGCAGGGCTTCGACACGATGCCGAACCGCTCGCTCCTCATGCTGCGCAACGCGTCCTACTGA
- a CDS encoding ABC transporter permease yields the protein MNRVLLARLVDLVIVLFGVSIIVFLMIRMIPGDAVAIMLGANTEITPERMAELNRRVGLDRPIVEQYLVWAGSALRGDFGTSLWTGRPVSTEILLHLWPTLELTFLSLVIGAVLAVPVGCLMAQTRGGAADVAMRITAIAGLTIPSFWLGIVLILLLSTWAPGFASLGYVPFSEDPVGNLQRMALPAFALALPILANLSRLVRSAMLDALGQDYVRTARAKGLPERRVVYKHALRNALIPFLTSVGIMTGYLLGGAIVVEQVFAIPGLGRLILGAIAERNYPLIQATILVVTAGFVLVNFLVDFLYIVVDPRVRA from the coding sequence ATGAACCGCGTCCTGCTCGCACGCCTCGTCGACCTCGTCATCGTCCTCTTCGGGGTGTCGATCATCGTGTTCCTGATGATCCGGATGATCCCCGGCGACGCGGTCGCGATCATGCTCGGGGCGAACACCGAGATCACGCCCGAGCGCATGGCGGAGCTCAACCGCCGCGTCGGTCTCGACCGCCCCATCGTCGAGCAGTATCTGGTCTGGGCCGGATCGGCCCTTCGCGGCGATTTCGGGACCTCCCTGTGGACAGGCCGGCCGGTCTCGACCGAGATCCTGCTGCATCTGTGGCCGACTCTCGAGCTCACGTTCCTGTCGCTCGTCATCGGTGCGGTGCTGGCCGTGCCGGTCGGCTGCCTGATGGCGCAGACCCGCGGCGGCGCGGCTGATGTCGCCATGCGCATCACGGCCATCGCCGGCCTGACGATCCCGTCCTTCTGGCTCGGGATCGTGCTGATCCTGCTTCTGTCCACCTGGGCGCCGGGCTTCGCGTCGCTGGGCTATGTGCCGTTCTCCGAGGATCCCGTCGGCAATCTCCAGCGCATGGCGCTGCCCGCCTTTGCGCTCGCCCTGCCGATCCTCGCCAACCTGTCGCGCCTCGTGCGCTCGGCCATGCTCGACGCGCTCGGGCAGGATTACGTCCGCACCGCCCGGGCCAAGGGCCTGCCGGAGCGGCGCGTCGTCTACAAGCATGCCTTGCGCAACGCCCTGATCCCGTTCCTCACCAGCGTCGGCATCATGACCGGCTATCTGCTCGGCGGCGCCATCGTGGTCGAACAGGTCTTCGCCATTCCCGGCCTCGGCCGCCTGATCCTCGGGGCCATCGCCGAGCGCAACTATCCGCTGATCCAGGCCACGATCCTCGTGGTAACGGCGGGCTTCGTCCTGGTGAACTTCCTGGTCGATTTCCTCTACATCGTCGTCGATCCCCGGGTGAGGGCCTGA
- a CDS encoding ABC transporter permease, producing MSRLAKNKLLAFAVALVAIQLILALGAPLFAPYDPMAQSVARRLRAPSWLNWFGTDQLGRDVLTRILYGYRTSLIACLLAVGIALLAGGALGLVAAYYRGWLDRIIMRVMDVLFAFPVMLLAIGIIAVLGPHTYSAAAAIAVVYTPIFARLLRGPALVLCESEYVAGAKAIGASDARIIFLHILPNLASVILVQTSLLLSAAILVEASLSFLGLGTQPPTPSLGLMLSEGRNFLMLSPWSAVFAGFAILFLSFGFNLLGDALRDTLDPRLRGQP from the coding sequence GTGTCGCGTCTCGCCAAGAACAAGCTTCTCGCCTTCGCGGTCGCCCTGGTGGCGATCCAGCTCATCCTTGCTCTCGGGGCGCCGCTCTTCGCACCCTATGATCCCATGGCGCAGAGCGTCGCCAGGCGCCTGCGGGCGCCGTCCTGGCTGAACTGGTTCGGCACCGACCAGCTGGGCCGGGACGTGCTGACACGCATCCTCTACGGCTATCGCACCTCGCTCATCGCCTGCCTGCTTGCCGTCGGCATCGCGCTCCTCGCCGGCGGCGCGCTCGGCCTCGTGGCCGCCTATTACCGCGGCTGGCTCGACCGCATCATCATGCGCGTCATGGACGTGCTCTTCGCCTTCCCGGTGATGCTGCTCGCCATCGGCATCATCGCGGTGCTGGGGCCGCATACCTACAGCGCGGCCGCAGCCATCGCGGTCGTCTACACGCCGATCTTCGCCCGCCTCCTGCGCGGCCCGGCGCTCGTCCTGTGCGAGAGCGAGTATGTGGCGGGCGCGAAGGCCATCGGGGCGTCGGACGCGCGCATCATCTTCCTGCACATCCTGCCGAACCTCGCCTCCGTGATCCTGGTCCAGACGAGCCTTCTGCTCTCGGCCGCCATCCTGGTCGAAGCCTCGCTGTCGTTCCTCGGACTCGGCACGCAGCCGCCGACGCCGTCCCTCGGCCTGATGCTGTCGGAGGGCCGCAACTTCCTCATGCTTTCTCCGTGGAGCGCCGTCTTCGCGGGCTTCGCCATCCTGTTCCTGTCCTTCGGCTTCAACCTCCTGGGCGATGCCCTGCGCGACACCCTCGATCCGCGCCTGAGGGGACAGCCGTGA
- a CDS encoding GNAT family N-acetyltransferase, which produces MIVRPAGPADIPALAALAERSYRAAFADILEEEVLAGRDVAFFAERFSASWERMLVALSGEMPVGFLLMTDGHIDMLFMDPGAGGRGGGALLLREAEVQGAKSLECFRDNHSAQRFYERHGWQVTRAYDREFAGRSRSFAFYEKG; this is translated from the coding sequence GTGATCGTGCGGCCGGCCGGACCCGCGGACATCCCGGCCCTGGCGGCCTTGGCCGAGCGCTCCTATCGGGCAGCCTTTGCGGATATCCTGGAAGAGGAGGTGCTCGCAGGCCGCGACGTTGCCTTCTTCGCAGAGCGGTTTTCCGCCTCGTGGGAGCGCATGCTGGTTGCGTTGTCCGGCGAGATGCCCGTCGGCTTCCTGCTCATGACCGACGGGCACATCGACATGCTGTTCATGGATCCCGGTGCAGGCGGCCGGGGCGGCGGCGCACTTCTCCTGCGGGAGGCGGAGGTGCAGGGCGCGAAAAGCCTCGAATGCTTTCGCGACAATCACAGCGCCCAGCGCTTCTACGAGCGTCACGGCTGGCAGGTGACGCGGGCCTACGACCGCGAGTTCGCGGGGCGCAGCCGCAGCTTCGCCTTTTACGAGAAGGGCTGA
- a CDS encoding Gfo/Idh/MocA family protein yields MSAQRVLVVGLGNMGLSHALAYSRIDGYEIAGLCTRNIDGMSLPAALQDAPRFSDFDEALEAVRPDVVSINTWSDTHAAYAIRAMEAGAHVFVEKPLADTVKDAERVVETAIRTKRKLVIGYILRHHPSWIKFIEIARTLGTPHVFRMNLNQQSSGAAWEAHKRLLQSLSPIVDCGVHYVDVMCQITKANPVQVHGVGTRLTDDMPAGMYNYGHLHVTFDDGSVGWYEAGWGPMMSETAYFVKDVIGPKGSVSIVMAETAGDIRSDDINAHTKTNQILLHHAALRDDGSFAKADERISTTDEPDHDALCEREQRFLLRAIREDADLTDHMNDAVRSLRIVLAADEAVRTGRVVSL; encoded by the coding sequence ATGAGCGCACAAAGGGTTCTCGTGGTCGGGCTCGGCAACATGGGGCTGTCCCACGCCCTCGCCTACAGCCGGATCGACGGATACGAGATCGCCGGGCTCTGCACGCGCAACATCGACGGCATGAGCCTTCCCGCCGCCCTGCAGGACGCCCCGCGCTTTTCCGATTTCGACGAAGCCCTCGAGGCCGTGCGTCCGGACGTGGTGTCGATCAACACCTGGTCGGACACGCACGCCGCCTATGCCATCCGGGCCATGGAGGCGGGCGCGCACGTCTTCGTGGAGAAGCCGCTCGCCGATACCGTGAAGGATGCCGAGCGCGTGGTCGAGACGGCGATCCGCACGAAGCGCAAGCTCGTCATCGGCTACATCCTCCGCCACCATCCCTCCTGGATCAAGTTCATCGAGATCGCCCGGACGCTCGGCACGCCCCACGTCTTCCGCATGAACCTCAATCAGCAATCGAGCGGAGCCGCCTGGGAGGCGCACAAGCGCCTGCTGCAATCCCTCTCGCCGATCGTCGATTGCGGCGTGCACTACGTGGACGTCATGTGCCAGATCACGAAGGCGAACCCCGTGCAGGTCCACGGCGTCGGCACGCGGCTCACCGACGACATGCCGGCCGGCATGTACAATTACGGGCATCTCCACGTGACCTTCGACGACGGCTCCGTCGGCTGGTACGAGGCCGGATGGGGCCCGATGATGAGCGAGACGGCCTATTTCGTGAAGGACGTGATCGGCCCGAAGGGCAGCGTCAGCATCGTCATGGCCGAGACCGCCGGCGACATCCGCTCCGACGACATCAACGCCCACACCAAGACCAACCAGATCCTGCTCCACCACGCCGCGCTCAGGGACGACGGGAGCTTCGCGAAGGCGGACGAGCGCATCAGCACCACCGACGAGCCGGACCACGACGCCCTCTGCGAACGGGAGCAGCGCTTTCTCCTGCGGGCAATCCGGGAGGACGCGGATCTGACGGACCACATGAACGATGCGGTCCGGTCGCTTCGCATCGTGCTGGCGGCCGACGAGGCGGTGCGCACGGGACGGGTCGTGTCGCTGTAG
- the nagA gene encoding N-acetylglucosamine-6-phosphate deacetylase, with product MSIALVGARVFDGAHMLDGRAVVVGNGRILGVPLERDLGTGIERRRIEGLLAPGFIDVQVNGGGGVLYNDVRSVDGIRTIAEAHRAYGTTGLLPTFITDTRETMAEAVEAMRAALAARVPGVLGIHLEGPFISPERKGVHDPAFMRPMEEEDIAIMTSLTEGRTLVTLAPERNSLEAIARLADAGVLVCAGHTASDYATVMEAVRHGLRGFTHLYNAMPPLAGRDPGPVGAALDSPDTWCGLIVDGHHVSDAALRVAIAAKGKEHMMLVTDAMAVTGTDLTGFELHGRTIYRRDGRLTTVDGTLAGSDLDMAGAVRNSVERLGLALPDALRMASLIPARFLRLDHEMGRIAPGYRADLVLLDESLQVRETWIGGNGN from the coding sequence ATGTCCATCGCTCTCGTGGGAGCGCGCGTCTTCGACGGCGCGCACATGCTCGACGGCCGCGCCGTCGTGGTCGGGAACGGCCGGATCCTCGGCGTTCCGCTCGAGCGGGATCTCGGCACCGGCATCGAGCGCCGCCGGATCGAAGGCCTGCTCGCCCCCGGCTTCATCGACGTTCAGGTCAACGGCGGCGGCGGCGTGCTCTACAACGACGTGCGCAGCGTGGACGGCATCCGGACGATCGCCGAGGCGCACCGGGCCTACGGCACCACCGGCCTCCTGCCGACCTTCATCACGGATACGCGCGAGACGATGGCCGAGGCCGTGGAGGCGATGCGCGCCGCTCTGGCCGCCCGCGTCCCGGGCGTCCTCGGCATCCACCTCGAGGGCCCGTTCATCAGCCCCGAGCGCAAGGGCGTGCACGATCCCGCCTTCATGCGCCCGATGGAGGAGGAGGACATCGCCATCATGACCTCCCTCACCGAGGGCCGCACCCTCGTGACGCTGGCGCCCGAGCGCAACAGCCTGGAGGCGATCGCGCGGCTGGCGGATGCGGGCGTGCTCGTCTGCGCGGGTCATACGGCGAGCGACTATGCCACGGTCATGGAGGCCGTCCGCCACGGCCTGCGCGGCTTCACCCATCTCTACAACGCGATGCCGCCGCTGGCCGGACGCGATCCGGGCCCGGTGGGCGCCGCCCTCGACAGCCCGGACACCTGGTGCGGGCTCATCGTCGACGGACACCACGTGAGCGACGCGGCCCTGCGGGTCGCCATCGCGGCCAAGGGCAAGGAGCACATGATGCTCGTGACCGACGCCATGGCGGTGACCGGCACGGACCTGACCGGCTTCGAGCTGCACGGCCGCACGATCTACCGCCGGGACGGCCGGCTCACAACAGTGGACGGGACGCTCGCCGGGTCCGATCTCGACATGGCGGGCGCCGTGCGCAACAGCGTGGAGCGCCTAGGCCTCGCCCTGCCGGACGCGCTGCGGATGGCCTCGCTGATCCCGGCCCGGTTCCTGCGTCTCGATCATGAAATGGGCCGCATCGCCCCGGGCTATCGCGCCGACCTGGTTCTCCTCGACGAGAGCCTGCAGGTGCGCGAGACCTGGATCGGCGGCAACGGTAACTGA
- a CDS encoding SIS domain-containing protein — translation MMMPDTNANVLTAMLREAQEAPQVVARLLESNAPLCRDLGERLRAAPPPFAVTCARGSSDNAATFVKYLLEIHSGLVTASVGPSVTSVYEARPRMRDALFLAVSQSGRSPDILNLARAGRDDGALTVALVNDTTSPLASTCEIVLPLHAGPEKSVAATKSFIAALAAGLQLVAHWSQDRALLEALDTLPDVLARASATDWSAALPELSDANNLFVVGRGVGFAVAQEAALKLKETSGVHAEAMSAAELMHGPWTLAGDHFPILVLSQQDETLSGVNDLVTKLNEQGVPVIVAGAAEGPATVALPGVEDAHPYLAPIALIQSFYPLVNAIALARGRNPDNPPRLRKVTETV, via the coding sequence ATGATGATGCCTGACACGAATGCCAACGTCCTGACGGCCATGCTGCGCGAGGCGCAGGAAGCCCCGCAGGTGGTCGCACGCCTGCTCGAGAGCAACGCCCCCCTGTGCCGCGACCTCGGCGAGCGCCTGCGCGCCGCGCCGCCGCCTTTCGCCGTCACCTGCGCGCGCGGCAGCTCGGACAACGCGGCGACCTTCGTCAAATACCTGCTCGAGATCCATTCGGGCCTCGTGACCGCGTCGGTCGGCCCGTCGGTGACCTCCGTGTACGAGGCGCGCCCGCGCATGCGCGACGCCCTGTTCCTCGCCGTGTCGCAATCGGGCCGCAGCCCCGACATCCTCAACCTCGCCCGGGCCGGTCGGGACGACGGGGCGCTGACGGTGGCGCTCGTGAACGACACGACTTCGCCGCTCGCCTCAACCTGCGAGATCGTGCTGCCGCTCCATGCGGGGCCCGAGAAGAGCGTGGCCGCCACGAAATCCTTCATCGCGGCGCTCGCGGCGGGCCTGCAGCTCGTGGCGCACTGGTCGCAGGACCGGGCGCTTCTGGAGGCTCTCGACACCTTGCCGGACGTGCTCGCCCGGGCGTCCGCGACCGACTGGTCGGCGGCCTTGCCTGAACTGTCCGACGCCAACAACCTGTTCGTCGTCGGGCGCGGCGTCGGCTTTGCGGTCGCCCAGGAGGCGGCCCTCAAGCTCAAGGAGACGTCCGGCGTCCACGCGGAGGCGATGAGCGCCGCCGAGCTGATGCACGGTCCCTGGACGCTCGCGGGCGATCACTTCCCGATCCTGGTGCTGAGCCAGCAGGACGAGACCTTGAGCGGCGTGAACGACCTGGTGACGAAGCTGAACGAGCAGGGCGTCCCGGTGATCGTCGCCGGCGCCGCCGAAGGCCCCGCCACCGTGGCGCTGCCGGGGGTCGAGGACGCGCATCCCTATCTCGCCCCCATCGCGCTCATCCAGAGCTTCTATCCGCTTGTGAACGCCATTGCCCTTGCGCGCGGCCGCAATCCCGACAACCCGCCGCGCCTGCGCAAGGTGACGGAGACCGTCTGA